Proteins found in one Arachis stenosperma cultivar V10309 chromosome 8, arast.V10309.gnm1.PFL2, whole genome shotgun sequence genomic segment:
- the LOC130945392 gene encoding uncharacterized protein LOC130945392, whose product MRIFVQSIDYNIWKIILNGPEVPTKQNADGEVVTKEDSEWIDEEKKKVELNAKAINLMHCAINFEEFRKVSRCKTAKEIWDKLKLTHEGTKQIRETRIDMLMKEYEMFSMKEDESINQMFERFSIIINNLDAMGRNYSEETLVRKILRSLTKKWKVKRTAISERNDLIKITYDELRDKPLAYETTHMSQDKDDKKKSIALKSRMTAKEEESDDIFSDEEMVLFARKMRRLLRYKSKGKGSSSSKDLKKDQVKLTCHHCKEPGHFKSDCPQLKKDKKSKKDKKKVMIATWEDLENDTSSESSDQEAQLCLMANHDDKSELDLSNLSIDELHYIIKDISMNSKKLLDKYAKCKKENKALGTENDLLLKKVKATETCNENFLKEENSALRAELEKFKLKYEVTVSTDLISENKKPNDQIKNLNEDLAKFVQGSQNLNKLLACQRFGSEKSGLEFKEENKAIFKQNFQKFETSSSKLFKPKGSSKPKKLVSKNHCYKCNKNGHNPPHCFFFLKSFGNDSKLYKVVHDFNILGQLRRFHIKGSKWILIPKIVEEHAGLPYIQEEIEHVVS is encoded by the coding sequence ATGAGAATCTTCGTACAGTCAATCGACTACAACATCTGGAAGATCATTCTCAATGGACCAGAGGTTCCCACTAAACAAAATGCTGATGGAGAAGTTGTGACAAAAGAGGACAGCGAGTGGATagatgaagaaaagaaaaaggttgAACTCAATGCCAAGGCAATCAACTTGATGCACTGCGCAATCAATTTTGAAGAGTTCAGAAAAGTGTCAAGGTGCAAAACGGCTAAAGAAATATGGGACAAGCTCAAACTCACTCATGAAGGCACTAAGCAAATAAGGGAGACCAGAATTGACATGCTGATGAAGGAGTATGAAATGTTCAGTATGAAGGAGGATGAGAGCATCAATCAAATGTTCGAAAGGTTCTCAATAATCATCAACAATCTGGATGCCATGGGAAGGAATTACTCTGAAGAAACTTTAGTAAGAAAGATCTTGAGAAGTCTTACTAAGAAATGGAAAGTAAAAAGAACAGCCATATCTGAAAGGAATGATTTGATCAAAATCACCTATGATGAGTTAAGAGACAAGCCGCTGGCATATGAAACCACTCACATGTCTCAAGACAAagatgacaaaaaaaaaagtatagcaCTAAAATCAAGAATGACAgccaaagaagaagaatctgatgaCATTTTCTCAGATGAAGAAATGGTGCTCTTTGCAAGAAAAATGAGAAGACTACTGAGATACAAAAGTAAAGGCAAAGGAAGCTCTTCATCCAAAGACCTCAAGAAAGATCAAGTCAAGCTCACATGCCACCACTGCAAGGAACCCGGTCACTTCAAGTCAGATTGTCCTCAACTTAAGAAAGACAAAAAATCCAAGAAAGACAAAAAGAAGGTGATGATAGCAACATGGGAGGACTTGGAGAATGACACCAGCTCAGAGAGCTCAGATCAAGAAGCTCAGCTATGTCTGATGGCAAATCATGATGATAAAAGTGAGCTAGATCTCTCTAACTTATCTATTGATGAACTGCACTACATTATCAAAGACATTTCTATGAACTCTAAAAAACTCTTGGATAAGTATGCAAAATGCAAGAAAGAAAACAAGGCATTGGGGACAGAAAATGATCTTCTTTTAAAAAAGGTTAAAGCTACTGAAACTTgtaatgaaaattttttaaaagaagaaaatagtgCTTTGCGAGCTGAATTGGAAAAATTCAAACTCAAGTATGAAGTTACTGTTTCCACTGATTTGATTTCTGAAAATAAAAAGCCGAATgaccaaataaaaaatttgaatgagGACTTAGCAAAGTTTGTTCAAGGTTCTCAAAATCTGAACAAACTGCTTGCTTGTCAAAGGTTTGGGTCTGAAAAATCTGGACTTGAATTCAAAGAGGAAAATAAGGCTATTTTCAAACAaaactttcaaaaatttgaaaccTCCTCTTCCAAACTTTTCAAACCAAAAGGATCCAGCAAACCTAAAAAATTAGTGAGCAAGAATCATTGCTACAAGTGCAATAAAAATGGTCATAATCCTCCTCattgtttcttctttcttaAGTCTTTTGGTAATGATAGTAAATTATATAAAGTTGTTCATGATTTTAATATTCTTGGGCAACTAAGAAGATTTCACATCAAAGGATCCAAATGGATTTTGATACCTAAGATAGTTGAAGAACATGCAGGTTTGCCTTACATCCAAGAAGAAATTGAACATGTGGTATCTTga